CGCGATTACTGAATCAGGGAACATCACTTGGAAGAGATCGCTAATCTCACTGTTGCTATTAAATGAGTGGTGTTTGTTTAGTCACCGTGTGTAGTATACAAATCACCTCTGCTTTCGATGTGTCAGTCGCTCAAAAAGTACCCCAAAGGTTGTTCGACGGAGCTGTGATGCTATTGCGCTGGAGACCGGAGGGACCAGGCATTGAGGAGGACGACGGCAGTGGTGAGGCTAATTGGCCGAGTCCGCTGAAGGGATTTTGCGGCTAGCTTGTGTTTCTCCGCTCTGGCGTGTGACTCCAGCGCCTTTACACCGCATCACACCCAGACTCTctagctgatttttttttctttttttcttcaaagttTGCAGTGAGCCTCGTACCTGGAGCTGGGTACCGCTTGTAACCAACAGCAGAAATCGCTGTGATCTAGCCATGTCTCGTTGAAAGTACACTTTCCCATTTCACCATCCACACGTAGCCGAACTTTAACAAACTCTGAGGAGACGCAGACGTATTTCGCGGGCAGGTATTGTATTTATCACGGGATTTGTAGTTTTATCAGAGCGTATACCAACACCAATATACCCCAGAAAGAACTACGACTCGCTACTTTTTTGCTACTTTGTAATAACTTTCAGCAGGTAGCGTTTCTGGAAATGGGTAAAAAAATTTAAGACGTGACtaaatgaaatttaagacctctGATGAAAATCTGgccgtttttaagactttttaaggccttaaatttaaagttcagaattttagactttttaagactttttaagaccccGCGGAAACCCTGTACcaaaaacttaaatgaaaatttgaaattTTGCCTCggcaataaactaaaataagtttaaattgaagcactaaaatgattaactggaaataaaaactaaactaaggGGTGTTTACACAACatcgttttcaactaaaaacagaaactttttatgcattttgaaCAACAACACTGTTTCgagggcctgaaaatgcaaacttgaAAACTTTCAAAGTTGCAAAGTttgcaattttttgaaaattatactgttatcgtctctgtgtaaactacaaaaatgcaaatttgcgAAAATTGTAACGTCATGTGCATtcgtattacgtgttcagtctatagatGCATagagtttctttacaaagtgacatcgccaactactgacCAAATcagagatgacgtgtttttgtaggccaacccggaagttagcggtgcacgggttccctcgatcgaaagcctatgcatttttcccatagacttttggaaaaatcGCAGACAATATTATGTTTTGATACTTAGAcatttgtctatcaagataatctttacaagttaacatttataaattttgaagcctaaataaagtcagatataaaaagctaacagtaggctataaacagactacagcacacaatggtcgcggatcaacgtcatcAACACCaaacttcctcaaactttatttaaaaaacaactatttaaaaacattctcgctgattatgatctgcacgGTGtgtgaatacttatccactttttcatgagaaatgctaaATGTCTCccaccaaaggaagtagtcccttttagcaacttggtaaaaaaaaaaaaaataaaaaaaaaaaaatcacaagcgggtgTATTTTATGTCAGATCAAAACGTGAAGATATtaagaggctttgttaaccacagaccttatttcaggcgatttagcaaaaacccattcaaaaaacccatagacttttaGGGCGATGGAAccagaagtcctaaaatgctaactcgcttccgggttttgcctacaaaaacaagtcatccctgaggtactctatttgACTGAATTTGTTATTCATTATCTTAAAAGTCTTTTGATCTAAAGGCTTCTGcttaaatgcttgaaatgtGTCTTGCagattaatataaattatgcCTACGTGTGAGTTGTGGTTGTTTTTTcgttttttgattttatttatgttgATGTTTTTATGAGTCAGACCCGATACCAAAGGAAAAACAGCTAAAAGGTGTCAAAATAACAAATGCAGATATAATTGaaatcaaaattatttatacaATGCTTATATGAAACTTTAAAGCAGCGTCATAgtaataaaaaggaaaataacaGTGTTAAAGTTACAAAATACATAATCAGAATGAATATTTACCTTAGCATATGGTGCGAGGAAATCCAGAGCTGTAATGTGCAGACGAAACTTCAGTGTCTTTGTGAACTTTCCAAAACACGTGCCAACTGAAACCAGTTTATCTCGGGAGATATTGGTAGCCAACTTCAGGATTTTTTCACTAGAATGGAAAAGATGAGAGTaaagattatttaaatgaatgctACATTAAAGACCCCAGGAAAGCCAAACTGGACATATATAGTTCTTTATACaatagattgtttcaaagcagcttcacagtacaAAAATGggaaaataatgtttaatgatgcaaactttatttatttatttattattatcatttattatttatatttaaacattaaatataagacaaattcaaattctgctataaagcagctctacaaagacaaagtgtcattattcagctcaagtgAGTTGGGTTGGTTCGTCAGTTTTATTTTTCCATGGTTTTATACCATGTCTGTTCATTATGTACTCCTAAAGGTTTATAAAAAATTCTTGCAGCTATATGCattaaaaacactttaaaatcaaaataatgattaCTTGTCTTGCCTAGAGCAAACTGCCCATTAAAAAGAATAGGAAATTTCAATAGGACATTTTTATGGTGATCACATTTAAAagataaagtaaaatataacaGACTTTACCTCATATAATATACTCGATCATTATGAAGTCTGAAACAGTAAGTCCCATCAGGCCGATCAATAAGAAGTTTGATGTTCTCCCCAATGCTAGAAACACAAAAATTGGGCATATTTAATTTAACttgcattaaaatatacttCAAGTCTAATTTAAAATAGTCTTGGGCTCTATGGTGCAGCACATGTACacaatatttcaacataattatataaatatcacATCATAAACATTAAACCCATCAAATAAAAACCCTACaaagatattatattatactataatttatatatatatatatatatatacacacacacacacacacacacacacacacacaatattatTAAAGTAAAGTGtagaatagttttttttttttttacacatgaCATGATCACACAGTCTGGCTACACTTTTGTTAAACGATCCCTGCTCTAAATGAGTAAAACCGAAACATGTCACTTACTATTTAGAGAGTTTCTCAAACATTGTTTTTGTCTCTTCGTCTGTTAAAGGACGCATGGTGAAAAGAATAAATAGTTTTTCTTAAAGAAGCTAAAAAACACCGCAGCTCCTTCAGACAGTGCGCAAGCCACGTGGGTTCAGTCCGTCGCACATATGTGACGTCGTTgtcttttaaataaagtttattgttGAGTTTTGAATCAACACTTCCGATCATGGCTACCGTAGACGTGGAGGATGAGAGTATCCTGGCCTCGATATTTAAAGACAGCTTTCCTGAGAACTGGAGAGAGAATCCGGACTTCGCGGCGTATCTGTCGCAGTTGTGCTCGTGCGGTGTGGATGAGTTAAACCGGGAGCCGGAGCGTCTGTCGGAAGAGCGGGCTCAGATCCTGCAGCAGACCCGTGAGCTGGCCTTCACCAACTACAAGACGTTCATCAGGACCGCGGACTGCACACAACACATCTACACTGACTTCAGCACAGTGGAGAACTGTCTCTCGAAACTCTTGCACAAACTGCCCAGCTTTACTGAGAGATGCAGGTCTGTGCTTCACTCTCACTGTCAGGaaataatggatggatgataggcTGTCTAActaatctgtctgtctatatgtatgtatagtatctcacagaagtgagtacaccctcacatttttgtaaatattttattatatcttttcatgtgacaacactgaagaaatgacactttgctacaatgtaaagtagtgagtatacagcttgtataacagtgtacatttgctgtcccctcaaaataactcaacacacagccattaatgtcaaaaccgctggccacaaaagtgagtacacccctaagtgaaaatgtccaaattgggcccaaagtgtcaatagtgccagcactgccttaaccctcttgggcatggagttcaccagagcttcacagtttgccactggagtcctcttccactcctccatgatgacatcacagagctggtggatgttaaaGACCatgcgctcctccaccttccgtttgaggatgccccacagatgctcaatagggttcaggtctggagacatgcttggcAAGTCCATCAtctttaccctcagcttctttagcaaggcagtggtcgtcttgggaggtgtgtttggggtcgttatcatgttggaatactgccctgcggcccagtctccGATGGGAGGagatcatgctctgctcattcatggttccctcaatgaactgtagctccccagtgccggcagcactcatgcagccccagaccatgacactcccaccatTATGcatgactgtaggcaagacacacttgtctttgtactcctcacctggttgccgccacacacgcttgacaccatcGGGACCAAATaggtttatcttggtctcatcagacatGACAGCCATGCAGgccaatttgatgcagtgtatgcggcgtatggtctgagcacctacaggctgaccccccaccccttcaacctctgcagcaatgctggcagcactcatacgtCTATGAGTGCAGCACTCTATACGTCCCAAACACAACCGCTGGATATGATGCTGAGCACGTGCAcacttctttggtcgaccatggaGAGGCCTGctctgagtggaacctgtcctgttaaaagCGCAGTATGGTCTTGCCCACCGTGCTGCaactcagtttcagggtcttggcaatcttcttatagcctacgccatctttatgtagagcaacaattcttttcttcagatcctcagagagttctttgccatgaggtgccatgttgaacttccagtgaccagtatgagagagtgagatcgttaacaccaaatttaacacacctgctccccattcacacctgagactttgtaacactaacgagtcacatgacacagaggagagaaaatggctaaaggTGCATTCAcacggcctcgtaattcctgtagttacgagattctagcttgtaaaaagcgttcacgtcctcatagagctcgtaattacagcttgtaagctgggagttttctgaaagctcccagatgtaccaccAGACCACTGTAGATTCGTGAGGGGTGTACtgacttctgtgagatactgtctGTATGTATGTAACTGGTTTCTCGCATTTATTTGCAGAGGTTTTATTAAGGAGGCTGAGGAGATCAGCGTCAGCAGGCGTATGAATAGCCTGACACTGAATCGACACACTGAGATCTTGGAGATTCTGGAGATCCCTCAGCTGATGGACACTTGCGTTCGGAACGGATACTACGAGGAGGCGCTGGAGCTGGCTGCTTATGTCAAGAGACTGGAGAAAAAACATTCATCACTTCCTGTCATTCAGGTACATATGATACTGTGCTGCACCAGTAATTGAAGATGACTCTTTGTTCTTCActattactgtattttcttgAAAATAAGTCGCATTGCATTGTTGAGAGAAAAAGAATtagaaataatgtaaaatacctgtaattaaaatgaaacatttagaaacatTATAAACACTATCATGTATTATACTTTCCCTCATTCCACAACAAATCCTCTAAATTTAACTATATTCAGaacaaaatttataaaataagcATAAATTATTGTCGCATTCATCATAAACGGCATCTATTATAAACGCCAAGCttaaacaaatttatttaaaatgaaacaaactaCCAGTGTTTGGGAATATATAACTGGTATACAGCCCTTGTGCTattaaacacatcatcagagatgtCCCTGCAAGAGGGaaaggaagttattttgattaaagattaagaGGCAcatgaatttgaaaaaaaatattgataatgatgtgcacggataaatcattCATAATAATGCAACATTCCATAATATTGCTGCTACTTTTCTAAGCGTTACTTTCTGTTTGAATGTACTAACACTTTTCACGTGGTGGACTGTAGACCTTATTTTCCAGAGAAACAAGCACGTCGCCATCTTTAGAATATTgtttttgaacttccgttttttGCGGTAGccctgtatatttctatggcatcgctgttgaAGAATAATTACCACACGtgaatccacttcaccagctagagttaatgaaagttatcatgagcattgttatgtttaaagcagatgtcataacaaatgtcagtagaccgggaagattttaaaatgagcagttcattcataaatacataagatcgctgtggaaatacaagccggaagtcaaaagacaacCAGCGCAGCGCTTTTTTATATTTAGGGGACAAGCACCGAAGGCACCTATTGCATCCGTtggtcttcttcttcttcttcttcttcttcttcttcttcttcttcttctcctcctccGCTCTGGAAGTCTATGGCAGTCCATAGAACCACTTccgggaaagttatgaaatttggcacactgtcACCATAGCAAATTCTCTTAACTCagtccctctagcgccaccaactgtccaAAGTTACActcatgtttatgttaataacttttgaaccataagggctagaaacataATTTTCCGTCATAAAAAAAATTCCGCCATTtaaaattttccaaaaaaaatacttttttgaactcctcctaggctgTTGCTCAGATTTTCACAAAATTGGAATGGAATTCAAGTAGAtttgtcaaaccgttttcgataAACGCACAAATGAATTTTATGTAGCACTTGAGAAAATGGatgtaaggctgtatctctgcaatgctttatcatattcagaccacaCTTGGTAAAagcatgtcatcacaagcatgacctgaggctacATGCAGCATTTCAgggcagcgccacctactggtctggagattcaaaaatattttatttctgctTATAACTTCTAAACGGTTTgcccaaaaatcataaaatttgtCTCATTAGATTTGGGGCAGCATGCCAAGTCCAATGCCGATGCCATTTTGGGcatcagccattttgaattttgcagtaaaatgctgtattttatgaactcCTTAGCATATCGTTACAAAACTCgatatgggtcatcagcacaatgccctgaacgAGCCTTAGAAGTTTCGGACCTAAAGTTATTTACATGCTTATAACTTTGGATGTGGTTGACTTATTTCCTTAGATTGCTTAATCTTTGCTGAGTTCAACGATACCAAACCTGCTAGGTTTCACCTTATGGCTAGTGCAACGTTGCACTGTAattgaacaaaacatgaaattagCTCTAACTACAGTACCATTGATCTGATTGACTTCAAAATTGACAAGCAGTGTCTTTGTCTCAGTTGCTATCATAGTCCATTATGACATTGTTAGCCTGCTGTTAGCTTCTTTGTTTGCTTCTGTGTGTTTGGTCccttaattgctgcttgcagctatattataTAATAGTCCTGTTTGTCTTCTTTTAGGGAATTGTGCATGAG
The nucleotide sequence above comes from Chanodichthys erythropterus isolate Z2021 chromosome 7, ASM2448905v1, whole genome shotgun sequence. Encoded proteins:
- the nip7 gene encoding 60S ribosome subunit biogenesis protein NIP7 homolog — encoded protein: MRPLTDEETKTMFEKLSKYIGENIKLLIDRPDGTYCFRLHNDRVYYMSEKILKLATNISRDKLVSVGTCFGKFTKTLKFRLHITALDFLAPYAKFKVWVKPGSEQSFLYGNHVMKSGLGRITENTSQYQGVVVYSMSDVPLGFGVAAKTTQECRKVDPMSIVVFHQADIGEYIRSEDTLT